The Thermothielavioides terrestris NRRL 8126 chromosome 2, complete sequence genome includes a region encoding these proteins:
- a CDS encoding CHD1-like protein: MSTSPDPGPINGHASHSADEHTTRIVDGNESDTDLSDARPADLGPASPDSADAVGSPDGGPDVVQEAHEEPSGSSDNDAADDGDSNGAPSPAAQSIDVSDRPESSSVRVVSKRKAAQAIEDEYIRENPELYGLRRSSRPTQRRKIVESEDEDEPSDSDATPAPRKTVKRRRLERSLPASKRGTPAPRQTSADDSDSDTYGGAKARSFRKKARRQQELQPALALAEKRWSSRRAAQVSVGAYQESEVDDDEGDDDVTPSYWAADVEDNSPYIEKILRHRPKEGVELTPDVTRHDFEYYIKWQGKSHLHNTWETTETVAGFRGFRRLENYYKKTVEYELDLKFGGDEISPEQREQWLLDREREEEALEDYTKVERIVAVRDGEEGQEYFVKWKGLQYDDCTWEDASLIRSHAQDKIDQFLDRSSRSWQSDRKQTNLETRSRMTKLEKQPPYIKGGELREFQMRGLNFLALNWTRGNNVILADEMGLGKTVQTVSFLSWLRNDRGQEGPFLVVAPLSVIPAWCDTFNHWAPDLNYVVYLGPEAARSNIRQYELFIDGNPKKTKFNVLLTSYDYILADVDHLKGIKWQVLAVDEAHRLKNRESQLYVKLNSFGVPCKVLITGTPIQNNLAELSALLDFLNPGKVLIDEELELLSTADNKEVTDEQQDEAKRLKTQEKLRELHNSIAPFILRRTKETVESDLPPKTEKIIRVELSDVQLEYYKNILTRNYAALSDASNGHKQSLLNIMMELKKVSNHPYMFQGAEERVLGGSTRREDQIKGLITSSGKMMLLDQLLAKLKKDGHRVLIFSQMVKMLDILGDYLRVRGYQFQRLDGTIPAGPRRMAINHFNAEDSDDFCFLLSTRAGGLGINLMTADTVIIYDSDWNPQADLQAMARAHRIGQKKPVNVYRLVAKQTIEEEVVTRARNKLFLEYLTIQAGVTDDGKALREQFKERGLKIDEAKTAEDISMILKMRSQNLFEQSGNQQKLEQLDIDAILENAEVTKTDIDDKINLSSGGIDWDNWMQVTDVKVDELALDWDQIIPADQLAAIKAEEEKKKHEEYLAKAMEENAPRKATLKGSKKNVETDRAERLAKKRQREKQEQEELEEQRALLSDPRRPLNEKETRNLIRAFFRYGFFEDREEEIVHDARLSDRDRDFLKSIIEDLIAASRQAVDSNNEKLREEEERVGKPLAKKDKKAVLVDFGEVRKVNAETVVERPPQLKLLRRVLREHGDPMTFRLPDATKAAQYSCEWGAREDGMLLIGIDKYGFGAWTQIRDDPELQMHDKFFLEEHRVDKKEERRRADDKGIQSPGAVHLVRRAEYLLSVLMAKYSDDVNAKKAVENHHRSKKLLTNGIRRADGSSVSASPAPPMSKKPSQHRDRDRERDHHRSYSNANDRGTPRPDKRKYDDHDDRFSKHRRVEADGKHEKKDKEKKLDPETMEKYKRERQKAVERFHELAKLRDDEIDSSDNVHLVWSVLRPLKPNMERIMYSKERVPAKKERAKVLGEEIRTFGKFLRGLREQNAIDLDSLEPEFWEFLSSIWPLGNVKVSGKRLQKMFGDLLEKDKADQAEEKANELRRARNPDLEDGEIPSDREERRPRDPYRDDRREERREERREERREDRRDERRDDRREEPTRRNYYEDGDRLSFYRHRRPDNRGVPLRHSSWQSRSPPHRHSPY; the protein is encoded by the exons ATGTCGACGTCTCCGGATCCCGGTCCGATAAACGGACACGCCTCACATTCCGCCGACGAGCATACAACACGCATAGTCGATGGTAACGAAAGCGACACCGACCTGTCTGACGCCCGCCCGGCGGACCTTGGTCCCGCATCCCCCGACTCAGCTGATGCTGTCGGTTCGCCGGATGGGGGTCCCGACGTTGTCCAGGAGGCGCACGAGGAGCCGTCCGGCTCGAGTGACAATGATGCTGCGGATGATGGAGACTCTAACGGTGCAccgagcccggcggcgcagagcATTGATGTTTCTGACCGCCCCGAGTCCTCCTCCGTCCGGGTTGTGTCCAAACGCAAGGCTGCGCAAGCTATAGAAGACGAATACATCAGGGAAAACCCTGAGCTGTATGGCTTGAGACGTAGC TCGCGTCCTACACAACGACGCAAAATT GTTGAGTCggaagacgaggatgagCCCTCCGATTCTGACGCCACGCCGGCCCCCCGGAAAACTGTAAAACGCCGTCGCCTGGAGCGTTCTTTGCCAG CTTCCAAACGCGGCACACCGGCCCCTCGCCAAACCTCTGCCGACGATTCTGATTCGGATACATACGGCGGTGCGAAAGCCCGTAGCTTCCGAAAAAAGGCTCGACGGCAACAAGAGCTACAGCCGGCCTTGGCCCTCGCTGAGAAGCGTTGGTCTAGCCGCCGGGCCGCTCAAGTCTCCGTCGGCGCGTACCAGGAAAGCGAAgttgacgacgacgaaggcgaTGACGATGTCACGCCCAGCTACTGGGCAGCTGACGTGGAGGACAATTCGCCATATATCGAAAAGATTCTCCGCCACCGTCCCAAGGAAGGCGTCGAGCTCACGCCCGATGTTACGCGGCACGATTTCGAATACTACATCAAGTGGCAGGGCAAGTCCCACCTGCACAACACATGGGAGACGACTGAGACCGTTGCCGGATTCCGCGGTTTCCGTCGGTTAGAAAactactataaaaagacgGTCGAGTACGAGCTTGATCTGAAGTTCGGCGGTGACGAGATTAGCCCCGAACAGCGGGAACAATGGTTGTTGGACCGCGAGCGCGAAGAAGAAGCCCTGGAAGATTACACCAAGGTCGAGCGCATCGTTGCTGTCCGTGACGGTGAAGAAGGCCAGGAGTACTTTGTCAAGTGGAAAGGGCTTCAGTATGACGACTGCACCTGGGAGGATGCTTCGCTGATCCGCAGTCACGCCCAGGATAAGATTGACCAGTTCTTGGATCGTTCGTCACGCTCTTGGCAGTCAGATCGGAAGCAGACGAATCTCGAGACCCGTTCCAGGATGACCAAGCTGGAGAAGCAGCCACCCTACATCAAAGGAGGAGAACTCCGCGAGTTCCAAATGAGGGGCCTCAATTTCCTGGCGCTCAATTGGACCCGCGGTAACAACGTCATCCTGGCCGACGAGATGGGTCTCGGCAAGACAGTCCAGACCGTCTCCTTCCTGAGCTGGCTCCGGAACGACCGTGGCCAGGAAGGACCCTTCCTTGTTGTCGCGCCTCTCAGTGTCATTCCGGCATGGTGTGACACGTTCAATCACTGGGCTCCGGACCTCAACTATGTTGTCTACCTTGGACCCGAGGCGGCCCGCTCCAATATTCGCCAGTACGAGCTCTTCATCGATGGAAATCCCAAGAAGACCAAGTTCAATGTCCTGCTTACGTCTTACGACTACATCCTGGCCGATGTGGATCATCTCAAGGGCATCAAATGGCAagtcctcgccgtcgacgaggccCATCGCTTGAAGAACCGCGAATCCCAGCTCTACGTCAAGCTCAACAGCTTCGGCGTCCCGTGCAAAGTGCTCATCACCGGCACGCCGATCCAAAACAATCTTGCCGAGCTGTCTGCCCTGCTGGATTTCCTCAATCCGGGCAAGGTCCTGATCGATGAGGAACTCGAGCTGCTGTCCACTGCGGATAACAAGGAGGTCACCGATGAGCAGCAGGATGAGGCTAAGCGGCTGAAGACGCAGGAGAAGCTTCGAGAGCTGCACAACTCCATCGCCCCCTTCATCTTGCGCCGGACCAAGGAGACAGTTGAGTCAGACCTGCCTCCCAAGACGGAGAAGATCATCCGTGTCGAGCTCTCCGATGTGCAACTCGAGTACTACAAGAACATTTTGACTCGGAACTACGCTGCCCTCAGCGACGCGAGCAACGGTCACAAACAGTCGTTGCTCAACATCATGATGGAGTTGAAGAAGGTCAGCAACCACCCGTACATGTTCCAAGGTGCCGAAGAGCGGGTCCTCGGAGGGAGCACCCGGCGCGAAGACCAGATCAAGGGCCTCAtcaccagcagcggcaagaTGATGCTTCTCGACCAACTTCTCGCCAAGCTGAAGAAGGATGGTCACCGCGTCCTGATTTTCAGCCAGATGGTCAAGATGCTCGACATTTTGGGCGACTACCTTCGAGTCCGCGGCTACCAGTTCCAGCGTCTCGACGGAACGATCCCTGCAGGTCCTCGCCGCATGGCCATAAATCACTTCAACGCGGAAGACAGCGACGACTTCTGCTTCCTGTTGTCGACAAGAGCTGGTGGGCTGGGCATCAACCTCATGACTGCCGACACCGTCATCATTTACGACTCAGACTGGAATCCTCAGGCAGATTTGCAAGCCATGGCGCGGGCTCACCGCATTGGCCAGAAGAAGCCCGTCAATGTCTATCGTCTGGTGGCGAAACAGACCATCGAGGAAGAGGTTGTCACGCGTGCCCGCAACAAACTTTTCCTCGAGTATCTCACGATCCAGGCCGGTGTCACGGATGATGGCAAGGCCCTCCGTGAGCAGTTCAAGGAGCGTGGCCTGAAGATCGACGAGGCCAAGACGGCGGAGGATATCTCGATGATTCTCAAGATGCGTTCACAGAATCTGTTCGAGCAGTCTGGCAACCAGCAAaagctcgagcagctcgataTCGACGCGATTCTCGAAAATGCCGAGGTCACAAAGACAGATATTGATGACAAGATTAAcctcagcagcggcggcatcgaCTGGGACAACTGGATGCAGGTTACCGACGTCAaggtcgacgagctggctCTCGACTGGGACCAGATCATCCCTGCCGATCAGCTTGCTGCCATCAAGGCAGAAGAGGAGAAGAAAAAGCACGAAGAGTACCTTGCCAAGGCCATGGAGGAGAATGCTCCTCGCAAGGCCACGCTGAAGGGCTCCAAAAAGAACGTTGAAACTGACCGGGCGGAGCGTCTGGCCAAGAAGAGACAACGTGAAAAGCAGGAAcaggaggagctcgaggagcaACGGGCTTTGCTCTCagacccccgccgcccgctcaaCGAAAAGGAAACGCGCAATCTCATCCGCGCGTTCTTCCGTTACGGCTTCTTCGAAGATCGGGAAGAAGAGATTGTCCATGATGCGCGCCTGAGCGACCGAGACCGAGACTTCCTGAAGTCGATCATTGAGGATCTGATTGCCGCGAGCCGGCAAGCGGTGGACAGCAACAATGAAAAATTGcgcgaggaagaggagcggGTAGGGAAACCACTGGCCAAAAAGGACAAAAAGGCCGTCCTTGTCGACTTCGGCGAAGTCCGCAAGGTCAACGCCGAGACCGTGGTCGAGCGACCCCCGCAACTGAAGCTTCTGCGCCGCGTGCTTCGGGAACACGGCGATCCCATGACATTCAGACTGCCGGATGCCACCAAAGCGGCCCAGTATTCTTGCGAGTGGGGTGCCCGCGAGGATGGCATGTTGCTGATTGGCATCGACAAGTACGGCTTTGGTGCCTGGACCCAGATTCGGGATGATCCAGAACTTCAAATGCATGACAAGTTCTTTCTCGAAGAACATCGCGTCGACAAAAAGGAAGAGCGCCGGAGAGCGGACGACAAAGGAATTCAGTCTCCCGGCGCCGTCCACCTTGTCCGGCGGGCCGAGTATCTCCTGTCGGTCTTAATGGCCAAATACTCTGACGACGTGAACGCGAAGAAGGCCGTGGAGAACCACCACCGCAGCAAGAAGCTCTTGACGAACGGCATCCGCCGCGCAGATGGCAGTTCTGTCTCGGCgtctccggcgccgcctATGTCCAAGAAGCCTAGCCAGCACCGTGATCGTGATCGTGAGCGTGATCACCACCGATCTTACAGCAACGCAAACGACCGTGGTACACCTCGGCCTGACAAGCGCAAGTACGACGACCACGATGACCGTTTCTCGAAGCACCGAAGGGTCGAGGCAGATGGCAAGCATGAAAAGAAGGATAAAGAGAAGAAGTTAGACCCGGAAACGATGGAAAAATACAAGCGGGAGAGGCAAAAGGCAGTCGAGCGGTTCCATGAACTGGCGAAGCTGCGGGACGACGAAATCGACAGCTCAGACAATGTGCACCTCGTCTGGTCCGTGCTCCGGCCTCTCAAGCCGAACATGGAGCGCATCATGTACTCCAAGGAGCGTGTTCCCGCAAAGAAGGAACGGGCTAAGGTCCTGGGTGAGGAGATTCGCACATTCGGGAAGTTCTTGAGGGGCCTCCGGGAACAGAACGCGATTGACCTGGACAGCTTGGAACCCGAATTCTG GGAGTTCCTGTCGTCTATCTGGCCCCTCGGCAATGTGAAGGTGTCTGGCAAGCGGTTGCAGAAGATGTTTGGCGACCTCCTGGAGAAGGACAAGGCGGACCAAGCGGAAGAGAAGGCCAACGAGCTGAGACGGGCGAGAAACCCGGACTTGGAGGACGGTGAGATCCCGAGCGACCGCGAGGAGCGTCGGCCACGCGACCCGTACCGCGATGACCGCCGGGAGGAGCGACGTGAGGAGAGGCGGGAGGAGAGACGCGAAGACAGGCGCGACGAGAGGAGGGACGATCGCAGAGAGGAACCGACTCGCCGCAATTACTATGAGGACGGCGACCGACTGAGCTTCTACCGCCATCGCAGGCCAGATAACAGGGGCGTTCCCCTTAGACACTCGTCGTGGCAGAGCCGCAGCCCCCCTCACCGGCACAGCCCTTACTAA